CAAAAACAACTAATTGGTAAATGTTGATTTCGGGGTATCGAACCCACTCAATCAACGGCGAGACTCCAACGCAGCGACGCAGGAGCGAAGCGACGAGGAAGTGAGGATATCCCGACGCTGAATCAGAGATTACAGCGCGGGACTTATGTTCTCGCGCTCTTGCCAGTTAAACGCCGTTGGACTAGCGTAACCCACTGCTTGCGCTGCTTCTTTCACTTGAATTTGTCCACTAAGAAGTAATTCTTTGGCTTGTTCTAAACGACGATCGCGCTATCTCCCTCAAATTGCTACCCCAAAAAACTTAATTGATTGATTGGCTAAAATTAGAAGCGAAATGCACTCAGCATCGGACAATGACCCGTAGCCAAAGCCATGCTTACTTCACCCCTGAAGAGTATTTAGAAATTGAACGCAGCAGTCCGATCAAACATCACTATATTCAAGGGGAAATGGTTGCTATAGCAGGGGCGAGTAAAGCTCATGTCATCATTACGGGCAATCTTTCTGCGTTGTTAGTGAATCATCTGCGAGGGAGGGGTTGCATTGCTTACGCATCGGATATGAAAGTGCGCCTCCCTGCCCTGAATCTATTTTATTACCCCGATTTAGCTGTTACGTACGATGAGCGAGATCGCGCTTCTAACGAAGATTTTATTTTACATCCAAAGCTCATGATTGAAGTCCTCTCTGATTCCACAGAAGCCTTTGATCGCGGGGATAAATTTGCTGATTATAAATCAATCCCAGAATTAGAAGAATATATCCTGATTCATCAAAAACAAGTTTTAGTGGAACAGTTTTTGCGCAAGTCTGATGCTTTATGGATGCCTCACATTGTTCAGGCGGGAGATACCGTAGAATTTGTGAGTATTGGCTATACTTGCCCTATCGAAGCTCTTTATGAAAATCTTAATCAGCTGCTTTAGCTCATCCTTCAGGAACCGGCGAAGCGATCGCGCTTTCCCAGCGGATAACCGGCAAACCTCTGAATTTGATTAGCAATTGCCCACTCTCGGTCTTTAACCCAGCTTTCTTCTGCTAAATGATTACTCAGAAAGGGAACACAATTCTCGGCGATTTTCCCCACTTTATAAGCGCTCATGGGGACACGGGCAAATGAGCCATTCGTGCGGGTGTATAGTCCTGATGAGGTAACTAAACGTAACGCTTCACCATCGGCTTGAGTTAACCAAATCCGAACAAACGCACAGTTATAGTCATTCCAATTGATTTCCGTACAGCAGAGTTAAAGGCATGTTCTGTATTTGCCCCTCATTGATTGTATGGTTCTTACTTGGAATCACTATAACGAGCATTTCCCTCTCGATGAACCCTACAAATACTTGGAAATACAGCGCGAGCAAGTTTGGAGTGCTATCAGTGCTCAATCTATGTTCACACTCGTTAGTGATTAGTATGGAGACACTTTCGGGAAAGCTAAGTTTGATGAAAATGCAGATAATCAAGTATGAATCACTAATTAATACCAATTCTCAAAAGTGGCTAGAGAGATCCTTAATTGAACCTCCCTACAAACTGGGGCCAAGTTTCCAGTGACTTTTGATAAACGGTATAAGAAGTTCTGATACTTTCATTTTTGTTGGTTTAAGTAGTATCCTGAAATCCTATTATTTATAGTAAAAAGAAAAACTTTATTAGAAATTTGATCGGAAAATTCTTAACAAAAAAACATATCGAGTTTGCCGTCCAACTTTTAAGTAGTCAGGTTGAATCAAGTGCGCGTAATCATCGCAGTCTAGATTTAGAAATTCTTAGAAGAGAGGATGCATTAAATAAGATTGACTTGACAAACTTCTATAGTAATTATATTGAAAAAGACATCTTTTTCAATTATCCACATTTGTTTAATGCTACTCCTTATGCTGTCCCTAAGGGTGACGGCGGAGTCCGCCAATTTCACTTTCTTGAAGCCCCTCTTTGGATACTTTACTACGCTTTGGGGTTCTATTTTTTGGAGTTAACAAAAGAAATAAGAGAAGAATTAAAGCAGATCCAGAAACGTGCGGCAATTTATACTTATTATGGTGCAAATATTTGTTTAGACGAACCGCAAAAAAGTAGAATTCATTACCAACAGGACTACCAAGAATTTACAAGGAAAATTCGTCAAACTGTACGAAAGAATATAAAAAACCATAAAGTAGCCGTTTTACACCTTGATATACAGGATTTTTTTCGGTCTATCGATCACAGTTTTCTTATAGAAGTTTTGAGTCAGCAGGCATTATCAAAATCAGAATTAGAACTTAATTATAATGAAAAGACAAAATTAAAGATTAGGGAAATTTTATTTTTAATAATGGAACGTTCAGAGGGTCTTCCAATATCTCAACAAAATATTGTTTCAAATCTTCTCAGTCATTTATTTCTCTTTCCACTTGATAATCTAATACATAATTTTCAGGTAGAAGAATTTCCTTTGCTTACTTTTCACCGTTATGTTGATGATATGTTTCTTATCATTCCATTTTCTCATTTGGAGAATAAGGAGAATATTGGGACAAAAATGCTTGACGTATCTACTCGTATTGGTGAACATCTATCAAGTCAACTTGCTTTAACTCTTAATCCTTTGAAAACTAGATTAGATATAATTACTTCAGAAGATGAAATTAACAAGTTAATTGAAAGTAGTTGTCTGGTTAGTTTTCACGCTCCTTTACTAGAAGATGGTGGTGAATCGCCTCAGGAAATATTAGATCAGGCAATAAAAGTTTTAGAACGTTTAAGGAAGAAATTTAAATCTCAAGGATATGTCAATCGACTTGCAGCTAATGACGATTTAGCTCTAAAGCGATGTTTTCAAAGAGCAGTGATAGATTATATGCGTAGTCAAGATGCTCAACAGCAGCTTGAAGTAATTTTTAAAGATTGGCATCCCGTTTTGATATCAAAAAGTATAAAAATTTTAATATTTCTAATTTCTCGTGTACCGGATGCTTTGAATAATCTTTTTGAACATGTACGTGAAGATTTAAGAAATTCTCAACCTCCTTCAACAACTATTCACTTGGCAGAGCATTTGATGTTAATCGAAGAATATAATAAACAATTTGATTGTGAAATTGAGTCACTTTCTCAAAAAAAGCATAGTCCATATGTTTGTTTAATAAATCGTCTTATTAATCCCGTTCCTATTTCTAAAAATCGGTATATAGAAATAGAGGATAGCTTTTTAAAGAAAAATAGGAGTCTCATGGAACAAGTGCGTTATACGAGAATCGCACAAAGACGTGGTATTTACAGCTTAGCTTACAGTCATCTTTTAAATACATTGCAAGAGTGGTGTTTTTGCAATGAACCAACAAAAACGTCTCGTAGTAAATATAACCGTAAAGATGTTGTTAAGTGGTTAGAAAAAATCACAGATCATTCGGAAATTATATTCGTAATAAGAATGTTTGATCGACGAAATCATAATACAATTTCACATCCAGCTGATGAAAAAGTAGAAGAAGCTGCAGTCACCAAAGTTGAATATGAACAAAATTTATCTCAATTTAATTCTCTTTTAGTAAATGTTAGAAGACGCTATTCTAAGGTTAATCGGTCTTGATGGAATCGAGCAGAGATATCTGTAAGGTAATCGCTTATTTAGCAAAGTTTCCGTTTACTTAACGATCAATATATAAGAAAATCGCAAGACTTTGAAAGGGTTAGGCCTAGATATAATGAATCTAGCTCAGATAAATCCCTAAAATTGGGAGGCAAAATCATGACCCAAACTGTAGCGCCTTCTTCCCAACTGCTAACAATGGAAGACTATTTAGCCTATGATGACGGCACTGATACGCGCTATGAGTTAGTCAATGGAGAATTGACGGTAATGCCGCCGGAAAGCCAAGTTAATTCGAGCATCGCGAAATTCTTATTTTTTGAACTGGCAAAATACCTTTCTCTGACCTTACTTTCCCTTAAAGATACAGAAATTGAAGTCACTGGCAAACGGGCTACTTGTCGCTTACCTGATCTCATGGTGCATTCTGAGGCGTCGCGAAGTGCCTTAGTCGGTGCAAAACGCGCAACCCTAACCCGAGAGATGCCACCCCCGGCTTTAGTGGTTGAAATTGTCTCGCCAGGGGAAGACAATCGCAATCGAGATTACCGCTATAAACATACAGAATATGCAGCGCGAGGCATTACCGAATATTGGATTATTGATCCCGAACCGCAACAAGTGATGGTGTGTCTTTGGGTGGAAGGGAAGTATGAAGATAGGGTTTATCGGGGTGAAACGCCGATTCAATCCACGGTTGTGACGGAATTTAACCTTAGTGCGGATCAGATTTTAGCGTTTGGGAACCATTAAGGGCGATCATGACTCAGCAGCGCGATTGATCGCCCTCAAGTGACATCAACTACTCTTGGCTGTTTTCCTGACTTGCCGTGTTAGACTGTCCAATCCGTTCTGCCATCCCCGGCAAATCAATGCCGGTGCTTTCTCGTAGCTGTTCGGTAAAAGCAGCTAATTTTGTGGCATTGCCCCCTTTAGCCGGATCAATCACTGTCACTTTCTGCACATCAATTTCGGGAACCGTACTGACCATACTCGATAGCAGCGGTTCCAGTTTTTGGAAGAGGAAGATTTCTCTGGCGTTTTCACCCGCCGCATTCCAAGATTTGGCCAAACTGCGTAACCCTTCGGCTTGTGCTTTCCCGTCTTCAATGATGCTAGCTGCTTGTCCTTTGGCTTCCGCTTGCGCCCGTTGACAGTCCGCTTCCGCTGGGGCAACCACATCCGCTTGTAACTGCTGTTCCACTTGCTTCCGTCGTTCCCGTTGCACGGCTAGTTCCGCTTGCGTGCGAGCCACTTCCGCTGCAATTTCCGATTCCGCTTCCGCAATACCGGCTTCCCGTTGAGTCAGGGCATCTTGCAGACGGCGGTTGGCTTCGGCACGAACTTTGGCGGTTTGGGCTTCGACTTGTCGTAGAGAGGTATTTTTCTTGTTTTCTGCCGCTTGCAGTGCCGATTCCGTTTTCGTTCTCGCTTCGGCGATACGGGCATCCCTTAGTAAGTCAGCGCGCTGTTTACGCCCAATGGAGTTGAGATAGTTGACATCATCTGAGATGTTCTGAACTTGTAAGTTATCAAGCACTAAGCCTAACTTTTGTAAGTCGTCTTCGGCTTCTTCTAAGAGACTGCGCGCAAATGCCATTTTGTCTTCGTTGACCTGTTCGGGGGTGAGACTGGCAAGAACACCTCTTAAATTCCCTTCTAGGGTTTGTTGGGCAATTTTTTCGATTTGTTTTTGGCTTTTTCCTAACAGGCGCTCGATCGCGTTGTGAATGGTGGGTTCTTCCCCAGCCACTTTAATATTGGCAACCCCATCGACTTTCAGAGGAATGCCGCCTTTCGAGTAAGCATTGGTCACTTTCAACTCAATGATCATGTTGGTGAGATTCATCCGAAAGACTTTTTCTAATAAGGGTTTCCGGATACTACTCCCGCCTTTGACGAGACGATAGCCAACGGTTTTTTCATCAGCAACGGCTTGGCGACTCCCGGCAAAAATCAGGATTTCACTGGGCTGACAAATGTAATACAAGTTTTTGATCACAAGGGCAATCGTTCCTGCCCCACCGAATAATAGTACGAGTAAGGTAATAATCGCGCTCATGCTTCTTCCTCCGTTTTCGTTTCCTCAGCTGCTTCTCCCTTTTTCCCACTCAAAGTAATGCCCAAGGTTTCTTCCGATTGTTGTAAAAACTGACGGATCATTTCCGGATAGGCATTAGAAAGCGAGGCAAGGGCTTTGCCATCGCCATTATCAATCACTGTGACATCCCCTAAATGCAAGCGATGGGGAACATTTGCCGCTTGTTTGAGGATCATTTCCATTTGTTGCACCAGGAATAATTCGGAGGCATCAACCCCAGTTTCTTGCCAAATTTGAGCAAGCATTTCGTTGACTTGGGCTGACGCTTTGGTATCTTCAGCCACTTTTGCCGCTTTCCCTTTGGCTTGTAATTCGTCCGCTTTTTGTTGCGCTTGCGCGGGTAAAATCTCATCCACTTCTAAGCGCGCTTTTTCCAGTTGGGCACGAACCGCTTGTAATTCTTGTTGGGCACGGGCTTTCGCTTCTTTAGCAGCAGCGGTAGTCCGTTCTTCTTCCACTTTCGCTTCTTTTTCCACTTCCGCTTTAATCCGTCGCAGTTCATTTTCTTTTTCTTGAACTGCCGTGCGAGCTTGAGTTTCAGCAACTTCTGCTTGGCGATCGCAGTCGGCTTCAATTTGTTCGGCTTCGGCTACCGCGTTCGATTCGGCAATTTCTGCATCCCGGACAATAGTGGCAATTTGGCGGCGTCCAATGGAGTTGAGATAATCCACTTCATCCGAGACGCTTTGAATTTTGAGGGTATCCAGTTGTAACCCCAGTTTGGCTAAATCGCCACTGACATCATTGGCAATCCGTGCCGCAAATTCGAGGCGGTCTTCATTTAATTGTTCCGGCGTGAGCGTTGCCACTACTCCCCGCAAATTCCCTTCTAGGGTTTCTCGTGCCACGCGGGAAATCTCACCGCGATCGCGCCCTAAAAACCGTTCAATCGCATTCCCTACTAGTGACCAATCCCCAGAAATCTTCACATTCGCGATCGCTTGGATATTCAGAGGCGTTCCCCCTTTCGCGTAAGCATTGGTCACTTCAATGGGGACGGGCATCGTGGTTAAATCCATGGTTTCCACCTGTTCCAGGATGGGGATCCGAAAGGTGCGTCCGCCGTAAATGACTCGGTAGCCCAGTTGCTGTCCATCTTTGCGCTTATATTTGCGACCGGAAATAATCAAGATTTTATTGGGATCGCAAATTTGCACCAAACTATTAATCGCCCCGACCATGAGAACAGCGACAAAAATAACGAGCGCGATCGTGACACTGGTTCCCAAAGGATTACCATTACTATTATTGGTCTGGGCAAAAACTGGTGGTGATGAAACCTCCATCACCGTTTCTCTTTCTATGTCCCGTTGCTGAACCATAATTCAGATTGTCTCCAATTGTCTTATTGATCTTTTAAGCTGTCGGCTGAAACCACCCAAACTCGGTTATCTTGGCAAGAAACCACTAAGACTTCTTCCCCGCGCTGAAATGCTTTATCTTGTTCGGTCATCGCAGAAAATCCCAAAGTTGAGCCTTTCAACGACAGCTGTACTTTGCCACGGCTACTGGCATCAAAGGGAATTTCCACGGTTCCCACAACACCCACTAAATCATCAGTCCGCGTGAAACTATTGGTGTAGTTTCCCCCTAATACCCGCAATAACCAAGCCATTGCTGTGCCAATGATTAATCCCATTAAGACAGCAATGAGTGCGATGAGAAAGCTGCCCAAACTCGGTTGCAGCCAGGTTAACGCTAACCCGGTCAAGCCAAAAAAACAAATACCAAATGTCCAAAATTTGAAACTAAAAATGGGCAGCCAGAGTTTTTGTTGGGGAGAAGGCTTACCCAGCCACGGATTATATTTTTTTTCAGTTTTCCCTTGGTACGTGCCAAAATCGACATCATCAAAATCGGCTTCGGCGTCCACATCAGCATCGACATCAAAATCAGCTTCGGTATCAAAATCAAAGCCCTCAAAACCGCCAGATACCGATAAAGCAACAAAGAGACCACCGATTAAAGCACAGGCTAAATAAATAACAAGCATTATTTTAAAAATGAGGCTTGGGCTGAAGCAGAGAACTGATCTCTAACTAACATACGCTTTCACTTTAAACCAGGTTCCTCTTAAAACTGCCCCAAAAATTTTATTGGACCGTCAAAAAAAACGAAATGTTTATATTTCTTAACAACTAGGGGCAAGACTGAAAATTATAGGTTGTTTTATTCCCTTTCGGATGTAACAGTGTCTAATGTAGGTTAACTCGATCTCTTCGGAGTACCTTAGTATCAAGTAGAATTACACAGAACGATATGGAACTTGACCGAGCAAGCGGAATTTTACTACACCCCACCTCCCTTCCCAGTCGCTACGGAATTGGAGATTTGGGCGCAGCAGCCTACGAGTTTGTCGATTTTTTAGCCGGAAGCGGACAGCAAGTCTGGCAAGTTCTTCCTTTAGGACCCACCGGATTTGGCAATTCTCCCTACTTATCTTATTCTGCATTGGCGGGGAATCCTTTATTAATTAGTCCCGATAAGTTAGTGGAGGAAGGCTTACTCACCCAAGAAGAAGTAGATCAATATCCGAGTTTTCCGGAGGAACGGGTCGATTATGACCGTGTAGAAGCCATGAAAATGCCGCTTTTACGTCAAGCGTTTGAACGGTTTGCGAAACTCCCGGAAGATCAGCGGGGTCCTTACCATGATTTCTGTTACAAGCATGGTTACTGGGTAGAGGATTTTGCCTTCTTTATGGCCCTAAAAGAAGCGCATAATGGTATTAGTTGGCATGAATGGGAGGAAGGCTTAGCCAAGCGCGATCCGCAAATCCTAGCGAAATGGAAAGAACATCTGGGCTGGGAGATTTACTATCATAAATACCTCCAGTTTGAGTTTTATCGCCAATGGCAAAACCTGAAAAATTATGCCAATGAACGTCAAATTAAAATCTTAGGGGACATTCCGATCTATGTCGCCCATGACAGCATGGCGGTTTGGGTCCACCAAGATATCTTCTGCCTGGATCCCGAAACCTGTCAACCCTCTTTAATGGCGGGCGTTCCCCCCGATTATTTTAGTGAAGGCGGACAATTATGGGGTAATCCGGTTTATAACTGGGAACAAGTGGAAGCCAATGGCTTTGATTGGTGGCTGCATCGCTTTGAAGGCACGCTCGATTATGTTGATTTACTCCGCATTGACCATTTTCGAGGCTTTGAGTCGTTTTGGGCGGTGCCCCAAGGAGAAGAAGATGCCCGCAACGGCCACTGGGTCAAAGCCCCGGGAGAGAAGTTTTTTAAGCTGTTGCGGGAACGTCTCGGTGAATTACCCATTGTCGCTGAAGATTTAGGGATTATTACCTCGAATGTGGATGCCCTGCGGGCTCAATTCAACTTCCCCGGGATGAAAGTGTTACACTTTGCCTTTGATTCGGGTCCAGAAAATCCCTATTTGCCGTTTAATTATCATGACCGCAACTGTTTGGTTTATACGGGGACTCATGATAATGACACGACGGTAGGCTGGTATAAGAAACGGAAAGCGGAACAAAAAGAGACGGTGCGTCAATATGTGGGTGGAATTTCCTCAGAAGGCGTTCACTGGAGTTTAATTCGCGTCGCCCTGGGGTCGGTTGCCAATCAAGCGATGATCCCCCTCCAAGATATTTTAGGCTTGGGTAGTGAGGCTCGAATGAATACACCCAGTCAATTGGGCGATAACTGGGCATGGCGCTATCGTCGTGACGAATTAACCAATGAATTGCGCGATCGCCTGGGATTGTTAACAGAACTCTATGGTCGCGCTCCCCGTTAAAATAGGTAGAAATAGGAGTGGGGGAGGTTTCTCCCTACTCTCTACCTGGCAAAGGAGGTTAAGCGTTGCAGACCGCGTTGGGCAACCCGAGAATACTTGAGTTCACCCGTGGCAATTTTGACCAGAGTCCGGGTCGCACTGGCTCGTTTCACCCCAATCCGATATCCAAGGGCGGGAAAACGATAAAACGTATCGGCGAGACGTCGCGCCCAAATCATTTCTTTGCCCCATTCTTGCGCGATCGCGCAAGAATAATTTGCCAAAGCCTCACTTTCTCCCTGCAAAGCCCCAGCAATGGCTGCGGCAGCTTTAATCCCACTAAAAATCGCAGGACGGATTCCTTCTGCTGTAAAGGGATCAACGACACAAGCCGCTTCCCCTGCCAGAAGAGCGCGATCAGTATGCAGTGTTTGATCGCCGTTCCAGAGACTAATCGGATGCCCCCAGTGTCGGGCTTCCTTCAAATCAACCTCAAACAAACGAGCATAATCCGCTAAAATCTGCCGCAGGTTTTGTGACCCGCGCTTGCTAAAAGCGCCAATGCCTAAGGAGTAGCCATCCGCTTTAGGAAAGTTCCAGAGATACCCGGGCTTGACCATGCCAAACTCAAAATGAATCCGTTGATCCCGCTGATCACTAATCGGAACTTCTGTTTCTAATGCCCCGGCTAAAATACGTTTTCGCTTCTTAAACCCTAACCAAGTCGCTAGCGGTCCCCTCCCGCCATCGGCAGCAATCAGATAACGTCCTTGAAAGGTGCTGCCATGACGAGTTTGAACCAAGATTTTATCTATTTGCGGTTCCACCCCAGTCACCAGAGTATTCTCTTTTAGGTCTGCCCCCTGTTTTTGCCCTTGTTGCACTAGAAACTGATCAAAAACCTCTCGTCTCACCATCCACAGCGGTTGTGTCTGATCGAGACTCACTTCTAAGGCATCCGCTTGATTCCAGGTATAGCGACTCCCTGTCACTTTCAGGGAAATTGCCGGAGAAAAGTCAAAGTCAAACCACTCTTGAATAATAGGGGCAACGCCACCGCCACAAGGTTTATAGCGAGGAAGGGTTTCTTTTTCAATCATTAAAACGGCGTGTCCTTGTTTTGCCAGATGATAGGCTGCACTGGCACCTGCCGGACCCGCACCCACAATAATACAATCATAGAGTCTGCTCATAATTAGCTGGAATGGTAAAACAAGGATAAATTTAATTCTGTTGCCGGAATCGTCAGATATAAAATATCACCTGCGGTTAAACAAGTGTTCAGCAGTTGCCAACCGTGACGAGTTTTTTTCTGCGTTTCCAGATAGAGGGGCACAAAGTTGGCTGCCATGGCACTGTCTTTCACCAACTGATTGCAAAAGGGATGCTGTGGCGTAATCCGTGTCGAGAGGCAAACCCATAGCAAATCGCCATTTAAACCATTCCCTAAGATTCTCCCCCCTAAAGCCGCCGCCGCAAAGGCTGGGGTAGCAATGTCTGTGGGACACAAGACATTTTGAAACTGAAAAACCTTTTGCACCGAATGGGTTAACTCGGGATTATGGTTACGGACAATCGCTGGCAGCTTACCTTGCAAGGCTTTGGCAGTGAGGGCAATTTCAACATTCACCATATCGTCGCTGGTGACCGCAAAGATCGCTTCTGCTTTCTGGAGATTGGCTGCTTGTAAGGTGGCTTCGAGGTTGGCATCTTCGAGGATGAGGGGAACCCCCAGCGATCGCGCGGTGTGGAGAAAGCGATTTTCGCGATCGCGCTCAATCACAACAATTTCATGATTTTGTTGATGGAGATATTCCACAATCCGCATACCAATCCCCCCCAACCCACAGATAATATAGTGACCCTGGGTGGGAAGTCGCGCGACATCCCAAAACTCCTTGAACCGACTCCCCAGAACAAAATCATTAATCAGAGCATAGCAAATCCCAATCACGCCAGCGCCCACAATCATCATCAAGGCTGTAAAAATTTTAATCAATGTATTGGCATTTTCTGCTACTTGTTCTTGTCCACCGGCACCGGTAATCATTCCCACTGAAAAGTAAAGCGCATTGACAATGGAAGTGTCTAAGTTAGTGGATACATAGGTGGCAGTGGCAAGAAAAATCGTTACCAATAAGCTCAAAGTTACTATGGCAACGGGACGCGCATGATGATGAAACAAGGGCAACCGCGTTATCGTTTTAATCCTTCGTCTGAGGCGCTGACGATGATTTTTCCGGATTTGCGGTCGAATCCCAACAATAATGCGATCTCCGGCTTTTAAGCGTTTTCCGGCTGTGATTGCTGCCACTAAATTGCCATTGCCATGACGCGGGAGATAATGAATTAGCATCCGGTGCGGGTTTTCCCAAAGTTCATCAATGGGGGTTCCCAGCCAAGGATGATCGGCACTAATTACTTCTTCGTGAAGCGGCCAAGTTTGATTAAACAGTTGCAGTTGTCCAATCGCCTCATTGCCCATGGCAGCAAAGGTAAAAACGGGGGCAGCTAAGGCGGAAACACTGAGACTAAAGTGATTGGGTAGAATCTGATCGAGGCGTTGACCCAGACTATGATTATACAGTCGGTTGACAATGCGAATTTCAGGATTGAGTAAGCGGGCTTGGGTAAGGATAGCTAGATTCACCGCATCATCATTTCCCGCTAAAACCAGACTTTGTGCCGATTCGATCCCCGCTGCCATTAATGTCGCGCGCGATCGCGCATCCCCAACAATAATATCTTCTTGCTCTTTTGACTCCGGCAACGGAGCATCACTCACTCCCACCACCGCTACCCCCTGCTTTTGAAGCAACACAAAAATTTTATATCCAGTCCGCCCTAAGC
This is a stretch of genomic DNA from Cyanobacteria bacterium GSL.Bin1. It encodes these proteins:
- the malQ gene encoding 4-alpha-glucanotransferase; this encodes MELDRASGILLHPTSLPSRYGIGDLGAAAYEFVDFLAGSGQQVWQVLPLGPTGFGNSPYLSYSALAGNPLLISPDKLVEEGLLTQEEVDQYPSFPEERVDYDRVEAMKMPLLRQAFERFAKLPEDQRGPYHDFCYKHGYWVEDFAFFMALKEAHNGISWHEWEEGLAKRDPQILAKWKEHLGWEIYYHKYLQFEFYRQWQNLKNYANERQIKILGDIPIYVAHDSMAVWVHQDIFCLDPETCQPSLMAGVPPDYFSEGGQLWGNPVYNWEQVEANGFDWWLHRFEGTLDYVDLLRIDHFRGFESFWAVPQGEEDARNGHWVKAPGEKFFKLLRERLGELPIVAEDLGIITSNVDALRAQFNFPGMKVLHFAFDSGPENPYLPFNYHDRNCLVYTGTHDNDTTVGWYKKRKAEQKETVRQYVGGISSEGVHWSLIRVALGSVANQAMIPLQDILGLGSEARMNTPSQLGDNWAWRYRRDELTNELRDRLGLLTELYGRAPR
- a CDS encoding NmrA family NAD(P)-binding protein — its product is MKPRIIICGLGRTGYKIFVLLQKQGVAVVGVSDAPLPESKEQEDIIVGDARSRATLMAAGIESAQSLVLAGNDDAVNLAILTQARLLNPEIRIVNRLYNHSLGQRLDQILPNHFSLSVSALAAPVFTFAAMGNEAIGQLQLFNQTWPLHEEVISADHPWLGTPIDELWENPHRMLIHYLPRHGNGNLVAAITAGKRLKAGDRIIVGIRPQIRKNHRQRLRRRIKTITRLPLFHHHARPVAIVTLSLLVTIFLATATYVSTNLDTSIVNALYFSVGMITGAGGQEQVAENANTLIKIFTALMMIVGAGVIGICYALINDFVLGSRFKEFWDVARLPTQGHYIICGLGGIGMRIVEYLHQQNHEIVVIERDRENRFLHTARSLGVPLILEDANLEATLQAANLQKAEAIFAVTSDDMVNVEIALTAKALQGKLPAIVRNHNPELTHSVQKVFQFQNVLCPTDIATPAFAAAALGGRILGNGLNGDLLWVCLSTRITPQHPFCNQLVKDSAMAANFVPLYLETQKKTRHGWQLLNTCLTAGDILYLTIPATELNLSLFYHSS
- a CDS encoding flotillin family protein; its protein translation is MSAIITLLVLLFGGAGTIALVIKNLYYICQPSEILIFAGSRQAVADEKTVGYRLVKGGSSIRKPLLEKVFRMNLTNMIIELKVTNAYSKGGIPLKVDGVANIKVAGEEPTIHNAIERLLGKSQKQIEKIAQQTLEGNLRGVLASLTPEQVNEDKMAFARSLLEEAEDDLQKLGLVLDNLQVQNISDDVNYLNSIGRKQRADLLRDARIAEARTKTESALQAAENKKNTSLRQVEAQTAKVRAEANRRLQDALTQREAGIAEAESEIAAEVARTQAELAVQRERRKQVEQQLQADVVAPAEADCQRAQAEAKGQAASIIEDGKAQAEGLRSLAKSWNAAGENAREIFLFQKLEPLLSSMVSTVPEIDVQKVTVIDPAKGGNATKLAAFTEQLRESTGIDLPGMAERIGQSNTASQENSQE
- a CDS encoding DUF1449 family protein; its protein translation is MLVIYLACALIGGLFVALSVSGGFEGFDFDTEADFDVDADVDAEADFDDVDFGTYQGKTEKKYNPWLGKPSPQQKLWLPIFSFKFWTFGICFFGLTGLALTWLQPSLGSFLIALIAVLMGLIIGTAMAWLLRVLGGNYTNSFTRTDDLVGVVGTVEIPFDASSRGKVQLSLKGSTLGFSAMTEQDKAFQRGEEVLVVSCQDNRVWVVSADSLKDQ
- a CDS encoding geranylgeranyl reductase family protein produces the protein MSRLYDCIIVGAGPAGASAAYHLAKQGHAVLMIEKETLPRYKPCGGGVAPIIQEWFDFDFSPAISLKVTGSRYTWNQADALEVSLDQTQPLWMVRREVFDQFLVQQGQKQGADLKENTLVTGVEPQIDKILVQTRHGSTFQGRYLIAADGGRGPLATWLGFKKRKRILAGALETEVPISDQRDQRIHFEFGMVKPGYLWNFPKADGYSLGIGAFSKRGSQNLRQILADYARLFEVDLKEARHWGHPISLWNGDQTLHTDRALLAGEAACVVDPFTAEGIRPAIFSGIKAAAAIAGALQGESEALANYSCAIAQEWGKEMIWARRLADTFYRFPALGYRIGVKRASATRTLVKIATGELKYSRVAQRGLQRLTSFAR
- a CDS encoding Uma2 family endonuclease; the encoded protein is MMTQTVAPSSQLLTMEDYLAYDDGTDTRYELVNGELTVMPPESQVNSSIAKFLFFELAKYLSLTLLSLKDTEIEVTGKRATCRLPDLMVHSEASRSALVGAKRATLTREMPPPALVVEIVSPGEDNRNRDYRYKHTEYAARGITEYWIIDPEPQQVMVCLWVEGKYEDRVYRGETPIQSTVVTEFNLSADQILAFGNH
- a CDS encoding flotillin family protein, whose product is MVQQRDIERETVMEVSSPPVFAQTNNSNGNPLGTSVTIALVIFVAVLMVGAINSLVQICDPNKILIISGRKYKRKDGQQLGYRVIYGGRTFRIPILEQVETMDLTTMPVPIEVTNAYAKGGTPLNIQAIANVKISGDWSLVGNAIERFLGRDRGEISRVARETLEGNLRGVVATLTPEQLNEDRLEFAARIANDVSGDLAKLGLQLDTLKIQSVSDEVDYLNSIGRRQIATIVRDAEIAESNAVAEAEQIEADCDRQAEVAETQARTAVQEKENELRRIKAEVEKEAKVEEERTTAAAKEAKARAQQELQAVRAQLEKARLEVDEILPAQAQQKADELQAKGKAAKVAEDTKASAQVNEMLAQIWQETGVDASELFLVQQMEMILKQAANVPHRLHLGDVTVIDNGDGKALASLSNAYPEMIRQFLQQSEETLGITLSGKKGEAAEETKTEEEA
- a CDS encoding Uma2 family endonuclease; its protein translation is MTRSQSHAYFTPEEYLEIERSSPIKHHYIQGEMVAIAGASKAHVIITGNLSALLVNHLRGRGCIAYASDMKVRLPALNLFYYPDLAVTYDERDRASNEDFILHPKLMIEVLSDSTEAFDRGDKFADYKSIPELEEYILIHQKQVLVEQFLRKSDALWMPHIVQAGDTVEFVSIGYTCPIEALYENLNQLL